One Prolixibacteraceae bacterium DNA segment encodes these proteins:
- a CDS encoding sel1 repeat family protein has product MKRILLFVILSFFMGIISVNAQCEKGKKYIESKEYVKAMDVLSPLAEKGDQEAQFLLGEIYSNEEITLFDFDKALKWYKLSAEQGDEEAQLCLGNFYCFGDGGVQDFKEAFKWYSKSAKQGDARAQCRLGNLYYEGKGIVRNYSEAFKWYQLSAKQGDSHAQFCYGDMFFLGHSVEKDYKEAFKWYRLAAEQGHAGAQKYLGDMYSYGYGVSTDLTKAIKWYTVAAKQGAAANAQYCLGDLYRSGSGVS; this is encoded by the coding sequence ATGAAAAGAATTTTGCTTTTTGTGATTCTCTCCTTTTTTATGGGAATCATTAGTGTAAATGCTCAATGTGAAAAGGGGAAAAAGTATATTGAGAGTAAAGAGTATGTTAAAGCAATGGATGTTTTAAGTCCTCTTGCAGAAAAAGGAGACCAAGAAGCACAATTTCTCTTGGGTGAGATTTATAGCAATGAAGAGATTACCTTGTTTGATTTTGACAAAGCATTGAAATGGTATAAGCTCTCTGCCGAACAAGGAGATGAAGAAGCACAATTATGTCTAGGGAATTTTTATTGTTTTGGTGATGGGGGTGTACAGGATTTCAAAGAAGCATTCAAGTGGTACTCAAAGTCGGCAAAACAAGGGGATGCAAGGGCCCAGTGTCGTTTGGGAAACTTATATTATGAGGGCAAAGGGATAGTGAGAAACTATTCGGAAGCATTTAAATGGTATCAACTTTCAGCAAAGCAAGGAGATTCACATGCACAGTTTTGCTATGGTGATATGTTTTTTTTGGGTCACAGTGTCGAAAAAGACTATAAAGAAGCATTCAAATGGTATCGTCTCGCAGCAGAACAGGGACATGCAGGGGCACAGAAATATCTAGGAGATATGTACAGTTATGGTTATGGTGTGTCTACAGATTTAACAAAAGCGATAAAATGGTATACTGTTGCAGCAAAACAAGGGGCTGCTGCAAATGCTCAGTATTGTTTAGGCGACTTATATCGGTCTGGATCAGGGGTTTCGTAA
- a CDS encoding sel1 repeat family protein has protein sequence MAAQQGYYRAQSCLGDFYFYGNGVEKDYKEAMKWYSLAAKQGYAKAECSLGYFYQYGYGIEKDYKEAFRWYHLAARQGNADAQCGLGDFYLYGYGVEEDNKEALKWYHLSAKQEYAIGQYRLGECYFYGYGVEKDYKEAIKWYHLSAKQRNAYAQYRLGDCHAYGLGVPQDFKEAFKWYSLAANQGHVGAECGLGYFYQYGYGIEKDYKEAIRWYHLAAKQGNAEGQYRLGECYLYGYGVEEDNKEALKWFHLAAKQEYASAQARLGFCYVYAWGVKQDFNEAFKWYKLAAEQGEASAQSELGSFYLYGVTGQKDLKKAFYWFTLAAKKGNSRGQYGLGEMYVHGSGVEKDYKEAFYWYFLSAKQGDARSQVGLAKMYAYGYGVEEDYKEAFKWFSLAADQEDGEAQYFIGVMSYDGFGVTADKAQAKLWMKRSIDNGNKEAQNFWDENKLSNY, from the coding sequence TTGGCAGCGCAGCAAGGATATTATAGAGCCCAGAGCTGTTTGGGTGACTTCTATTTCTACGGTAATGGTGTAGAAAAGGATTATAAAGAGGCAATGAAATGGTATTCCCTTGCAGCAAAACAGGGGTATGCAAAAGCTGAGTGCAGTTTGGGTTATTTTTATCAATATGGCTATGGTATAGAAAAAGATTATAAAGAAGCATTCAGGTGGTATCATCTTGCAGCAAGACAAGGAAATGCAGATGCTCAGTGTGGTTTGGGTGATTTTTATCTATATGGATATGGTGTAGAAGAAGATAATAAAGAAGCCTTGAAATGGTATCATCTTTCAGCAAAGCAAGAATATGCAATAGGCCAGTATCGTTTGGGTGAATGTTATTTCTACGGTTATGGTGTAGAAAAAGATTATAAAGAGGCAATAAAATGGTATCATCTTTCAGCAAAGCAAAGGAATGCATATGCACAATATCGTTTGGGAGACTGTCATGCTTATGGTTTGGGAGTTCCACAAGATTTCAAAGAAGCATTCAAATGGTATTCTCTTGCAGCAAACCAGGGGCATGTAGGTGCTGAGTGTGGTTTGGGTTATTTTTATCAATATGGCTATGGTATAGAAAAAGACTATAAAGAAGCAATCAGATGGTATCATCTAGCAGCTAAACAAGGAAATGCAGAAGGCCAGTATCGTTTGGGGGAATGCTATTTGTACGGTTATGGTGTGGAAGAAGATAATAAAGAGGCTTTGAAATGGTTTCATCTAGCAGCAAAGCAAGAATATGCCAGTGCCCAAGCTCGTTTGGGATTCTGTTATGTCTATGCTTGGGGAGTGAAGCAAGATTTTAACGAAGCATTCAAATGGTATAAGCTGGCAGCAGAACAGGGCGAAGCTAGTGCACAAAGCGAGCTAGGAAGTTTCTATCTATATGGCGTGACAGGGCAAAAAGATCTCAAAAAAGCATTTTATTGGTTTACTCTTGCAGCAAAGAAGGGGAATTCAAGAGGCCAATATGGTTTGGGAGAGATGTATGTTCATGGTTCTGGTGTAGAGAAGGATTATAAGGAAGCATTTTATTGGTACTTTCTTTCAGCAAAGCAAGGAGATGCCAGAAGCCAAGTAGGTTTGGCGAAAATGTATGCTTATGGATATGGAGTGGAAGAAGATTACAAAGAGGCTTTTAAATGGTTCTCTCTTGCAGCAGATCAAGAAGATGGTGAAGCCCAGTATTTTATTGGAGTGATGTCCTATGATGGGTTTGGGGTGACAGCAGACAAAGCCCAAGCCAAATTATGGATGAAGAGATCTATCGATAATGGCAATAAAGAAGCCCAAAACTTTTGGGATGAAAATAAGCTTTCAAACTACTAA
- a CDS encoding ISAs1 family transposase, translating into MDNDLSSAEIRRFYEKLQVKLVDNRSHVGLKHELAFVITLFIISILTSYGHLSMNKIHRNMVRHYEKLCICLHKDIDSCISRVQLTRILSEFDYDSFLTICDEVYSSTEWISIDGKELRGSIDSKSNKKRGLSIVYSIGHNTNIQQLLGFYDGTKESEKNIVYDHILELPEKAKVTLDAMHNSENLLSNIHQNSRFYLTQIKSNQQKLKDDLVHTSNHIKVDDVMTEIDKSHGRIDSRKYEIYPINTEMLDPRWCNSGICNMIKVTRESYNVKRDKRSTETRYYITNYNGKIDEIAGAIRGHWKIEIMNRIRDVNFGEDKLKSLDHGLQKSISSIMLFICSKLMEINSYNNLNILREELVHNTDKIHDVFAA; encoded by the coding sequence ATGGATAACGACCTTTCAAGTGCCGAAATTAGAAGATTTTATGAGAAATTACAAGTCAAATTGGTAGATAATAGGAGTCATGTAGGACTTAAGCACGAATTGGCTTTTGTTATCACTCTTTTTATTATCTCAATTCTGACAAGTTATGGTCATCTAAGTATGAATAAAATTCATCGCAATATGGTTCGTCATTACGAGAAACTATGTATCTGTTTGCATAAAGATATCGACAGTTGTATAAGTCGAGTTCAGTTAACAAGAATCCTATCTGAATTTGATTATGATTCCTTTTTGACAATTTGTGATGAAGTATACTCTTCTACAGAATGGATATCTATTGATGGGAAGGAACTTCGAGGAAGTATAGATTCTAAAAGCAATAAAAAGAGAGGGTTAAGTATTGTTTATTCTATTGGTCATAACACAAATATACAGCAGTTATTAGGCTTTTATGATGGAACAAAAGAGAGTGAAAAGAACATTGTTTATGATCATATTCTTGAGTTGCCAGAGAAGGCAAAGGTAACACTAGATGCAATGCATAATTCAGAAAATCTGTTGTCTAATATTCACCAAAATAGTCGATTCTATTTAACTCAAATAAAGTCCAATCAGCAGAAATTAAAGGATGACTTAGTACATACATCCAATCATATAAAAGTAGATGATGTGATGACAGAAATAGACAAGTCACATGGAAGAATAGACTCTAGGAAGTACGAAATATACCCAATAAATACAGAAATGTTAGATCCTAGATGGTGTAATAGTGGCATATGTAATATGATTAAAGTGACAAGAGAGAGTTATAATGTAAAGAGAGATAAAAGGAGTACAGAAACACGATATTATATCACAAATTATAATGGGAAAATCGATGAAATTGCTGGAGCTATTAGAGGTCATTGGAAAATAGAAATAATGAATCGTATTCGTGATGTTAATTTTGGAGAAGACAAATTAAAGTCTTTAGATCATGGATTGCAAAAATCGATATCCTCTATTATGTTATTTATATGCAGTAAGTTAATGGAAATAAATAGTTACAACAACTTAAATATTTTAAGAGAAGAACTTGTGCACAATACTGATAAAATACACGATGTCTTCGCTGCTTAA
- a CDS encoding 50S ribosome-binding GTPase has product MNSEQYAYEIKSKFEKINQEVQKPNILLVGGTGVGKSSLINLVFGEELVKSGIGAPITQKIERISNDKVDVNIFDSAGYELENEETFYRETIGYVEKCSSLSFENQIHLIWHLVDASSNRVLEYDLKLNEKLKKLSIPSCTIYTKCDGIDEASVDEMIKVFNPSESFENCFTTSEPPFFITTQKDLVVEESNLDYNKVVKWSIGQLPEVLKEGFIRAQKSDLESKRVLANTLILRYSTGAAAIGVSPIPFSDAPLLLGAQTAMFTHILKTYGLNNQEVLTLVKGASSSLIISNVGRSLAGNILKLIPGVGTVAGGVINAGVASAITYAIGKALSMVCEDMCLCALKGDKSKYEDILNNFSVIFSIAFKSVYNKK; this is encoded by the coding sequence ATGAATTCAGAACAGTATGCATATGAAATAAAGTCAAAGTTTGAGAAGATAAATCAAGAGGTGCAAAAACCAAATATATTACTAGTTGGCGGTACGGGAGTTGGAAAGAGTTCGTTAATAAACCTTGTGTTTGGAGAAGAACTCGTTAAGTCCGGAATAGGGGCTCCTATTACTCAAAAGATAGAAAGAATTTCCAATGATAAAGTAGATGTTAATATATTTGATTCTGCAGGTTATGAATTAGAGAATGAAGAGACCTTTTATAGGGAGACAATTGGGTACGTAGAGAAATGTAGCTCTCTTTCTTTCGAGAATCAAATACATCTAATTTGGCATTTGGTTGATGCTTCTTCAAATAGGGTGTTAGAATATGATCTTAAATTAAATGAAAAGCTAAAGAAACTTTCTATCCCAAGTTGCACCATTTATACTAAATGTGACGGCATTGACGAGGCTTCTGTGGATGAAATGATAAAGGTGTTTAATCCATCAGAGTCCTTCGAGAATTGTTTTACGACTTCAGAACCACCTTTTTTTATAACAACACAGAAGGATCTTGTTGTTGAGGAGTCAAATTTGGATTATAATAAAGTGGTAAAATGGTCTATAGGTCAGTTGCCAGAAGTGTTGAAAGAGGGATTTATAAGAGCACAGAAGTCAGATTTGGAGAGTAAAAGAGTGTTGGCTAATACATTAATTTTGCGTTATAGTACAGGAGCAGCAGCTATTGGTGTTAGCCCTATACCTTTTTCGGATGCCCCACTTCTTTTAGGAGCACAAACAGCCATGTTTACACATATTCTAAAAACATATGGGTTGAATAATCAAGAAGTTTTAACTCTTGTAAAAGGAGCATCTTCCTCTTTAATTATAAGTAATGTGGGTCGATCATTGGCAGGTAACATATTAAAACTAATTCCTGGTGTGGGTACTGTGGCTGGGGGTGTGATCAATGCAGGTGTAGCATCTGCGATTACTTACGCCATAGGAAAGGCATTGTCAATGGTTTGTGAGGATATGTGCCTATGTGCATTAAAAGGAGATAAGTCGAAGTATGAAGATATTTTGAATAATTTTTCGGTCATTTTTTCAATAGCATTCAAGTCTGTATACAATAAAAAGTAA
- a CDS encoding GTPase domain-containing protein, with the protein MYNSSIYEAQQHLIKTVGVKPNILIFGGSGVGKSTLIKRIIGQSKCVKESCKISVCTIEVEKWNGYGVQFIEYPGFTQKDSEVSIIQVFDYISQCNQKSYENHIHMVWFILDSSTARVLSLDKQLYDRFEKISIPNHTIFTKCDQIDEVSITNMLMELDSNCAFETCFTSSDSPFFTTSDGTITAKKSSFEICNIFKNTMLTIPLSLHKIYNLYQSKETFEVHLFIQKEVQLFVEQMEEKIRNTSDSFSNLYFIPLGEVESQQKIEYIQLIKSFTNHIVSLLLDLYKLNVIPNIESSVRGILDAYIERGNLLEELTSGICRLHVTLDALLESFFNISKNHRLINKNELQYLLNNFDKTFDDMVKNKYKKYLKGSINILMAGKSGVGKSSLINYLKKDEVAMTGSGSAQTKRGVEKYHINYDGDEYCFHDTWGIEPGNNSVKWFDDFRKHCSSETQGRNYKTWMHAVIYCVSGSGGRIEKVEIETIQRIKQEYSMQPIVVLTKADADKDGKLASWIAKETGLHVLSVCAVQKSMGLGKSKRVIEPFGEEELIASIKEQSLLLFHDRVKKIIDDDYKNALIGIVNNLPTLYEKKMRKFSLMGYVKKENAENVSKSIVDYLENKEKELETKVTQWVEDIKISYPFLLGDLKVKSTSKNGFNVGQSRSFINGSDLLGIGILEAVTFFLGAGGLFFLGKKLFPGNIDVDKSVSQMQLRCAELIEEIEKCDSLLELKNSYEVTTV; encoded by the coding sequence ATGTATAATTCATCCATATATGAGGCCCAACAACACCTTATAAAAACAGTGGGAGTCAAACCTAATATTCTGATCTTTGGTGGCTCCGGTGTGGGAAAATCAACCCTTATTAAAAGAATTATAGGACAAAGTAAATGTGTCAAGGAGAGTTGTAAAATAAGTGTATGTACCATCGAAGTCGAGAAATGGAATGGTTATGGTGTTCAGTTTATAGAATATCCTGGTTTTACACAAAAAGATTCTGAAGTGTCTATTATTCAGGTGTTCGATTATATATCACAGTGTAATCAGAAATCATATGAAAATCATATACATATGGTTTGGTTTATTTTGGATTCTAGTACTGCTAGAGTTCTCTCTTTGGATAAACAGTTGTATGATCGATTTGAGAAGATTTCTATTCCCAATCATACAATTTTTACAAAATGTGATCAGATTGATGAGGTCTCTATCACAAATATGTTAATGGAACTAGATTCAAATTGTGCATTCGAAACCTGTTTTACTAGCAGTGATTCTCCTTTTTTTACTACTAGCGATGGTACGATTACTGCGAAGAAATCATCTTTCGAAATATGTAATATTTTCAAAAATACGATGCTCACAATTCCTCTCTCTTTACATAAAATCTATAATTTGTATCAATCAAAAGAAACTTTTGAAGTTCATCTATTTATACAAAAAGAGGTCCAGTTGTTTGTTGAACAGATGGAAGAAAAGATAAGGAATACAAGCGATTCTTTTAGTAATTTATACTTTATCCCTCTAGGGGAAGTTGAGTCACAACAAAAAATTGAATATATCCAATTGATAAAGTCATTTACTAACCATATTGTTTCTCTTTTACTTGATTTATATAAATTGAATGTGATACCGAATATAGAATCTTCCGTTAGGGGTATTCTAGATGCCTATATAGAAAGAGGAAATTTATTAGAAGAGTTGACATCTGGAATATGTAGGCTTCATGTTACATTAGATGCTCTTCTTGAATCCTTCTTTAATATTAGCAAAAACCACCGTTTGATAAATAAAAATGAGCTACAGTACTTATTAAACAATTTTGATAAAACTTTTGATGATATGGTAAAGAATAAATATAAGAAATATCTTAAAGGATCTATAAATATACTTATGGCAGGTAAGTCTGGCGTTGGTAAGAGTAGTCTTATTAATTATCTTAAAAAAGATGAAGTTGCCATGACAGGAAGTGGGTCCGCCCAAACGAAAAGAGGTGTTGAGAAGTATCATATTAATTACGATGGAGATGAATATTGCTTTCATGATACTTGGGGAATTGAGCCTGGGAATAATAGTGTAAAATGGTTCGATGATTTTAGAAAACACTGCTCCTCTGAAACCCAGGGGAGAAACTATAAAACATGGATGCATGCAGTGATCTATTGTGTTAGTGGATCAGGAGGACGTATTGAAAAGGTTGAAATTGAAACTATCCAAAGAATTAAGCAGGAGTACTCGATGCAACCAATTGTTGTATTGACAAAAGCAGATGCAGATAAAGATGGCAAATTGGCATCGTGGATTGCAAAAGAGACTGGTCTTCATGTGTTGTCGGTTTGTGCTGTTCAAAAGTCTATGGGATTAGGTAAGAGTAAACGAGTCATAGAACCATTTGGTGAAGAGGAGTTAATTGCTAGTATAAAAGAACAGTCGTTGTTGCTTTTTCATGATCGTGTAAAAAAAATTATTGATGATGACTACAAGAATGCCTTGATAGGTATTGTCAATAACCTTCCTACATTGTATGAAAAAAAGATGAGAAAGTTCTCTTTAATGGGATATGTAAAGAAAGAAAATGCAGAGAATGTATCTAAAAGCATCGTAGACTATTTAGAAAATAAAGAAAAAGAGTTGGAAACAAAAGTAACCCAATGGGTTGAGGATATTAAAATAAGCTACCCTTTTCTGTTAGGAGATCTTAAGGTGAAAAGCACAAGTAAAAATGGATTTAATGTAGGTCAGTCACGCTCTTTTATAAATGGTTCTGATCTATTGGGTATCGGTATTTTAGAGGCTGTTACATTTTTTTTAGGGGCTGGTGGCCTATTTTTCTTGGGAAAGAAACTGTTCCCCGGAAATATCGATGTTGATAAAAGTGTCAGTCAAATGCAACTTCGATGTGCAGAGCTCATCGAAGAGATTGAAAAATGTGACAGCTTATTGGAACTTAAAAATAGCTACGAAGTCACAACGGTGTAA
- a CDS encoding IS66 family transposase: protein MRTIDRLERENQALKKQVETLLKELDRVMSRVQALSQENTMLHEKVKDLEDKLSHNHKNSSNSSFPPSRYLHTVKKNQSLRNKSTRKPRGQPKHKGSTLQQSDFPTSIESYYPPSTCQCGNTLNQEDASLLCKRQVFDIPPVLEQICTEHRLYENRCSCGQLHKGSMPSNIKAPVQYGSHLRSLIVSLYVEHYIPLNRIGSLVEEITSFKIGDGTITNILNKAQEVMTPLYESLRESISKSSVVGSDETGCKINGGKGWMWVWQNHEVTFITANKSRGYKVVVENFKKGFINATLVSDCYASQLKTPAKHYQLCLAHLQRELIYIKQQTNNSWAEDILNIFYKAMKLKRESAKNQYPLKDKSIFKEQLLLLLKNDVYDDQLDEIKTLRSRLIKRIDSVFTFLEYYEVPFDNNASERSIRNIKIKQKVSADYRTEEGAQRYAMLRSIVDTLKKQGKSVVRMIAHWLSQNHLKVSWQ, encoded by the coding sequence ATGAGAACAATAGATCGTTTAGAACGAGAGAATCAAGCTTTAAAGAAGCAGGTTGAGACATTACTGAAAGAGCTAGACAGAGTGATGTCACGAGTTCAAGCTTTGTCACAAGAGAATACTATGCTTCATGAAAAAGTAAAGGATCTAGAAGACAAACTATCGCATAATCATAAAAACAGTAGTAATAGTAGTTTTCCACCTTCAAGATATTTACATACAGTAAAGAAAAATCAATCACTTCGAAATAAATCCACTAGGAAACCCAGAGGTCAACCCAAACATAAAGGATCGACATTACAACAGAGTGATTTCCCAACAAGCATAGAGTCATATTATCCTCCATCGACGTGTCAGTGTGGTAATACATTAAATCAAGAAGACGCAAGCTTGTTATGCAAACGTCAGGTTTTTGACATACCACCTGTTCTTGAACAAATCTGCACGGAGCATCGTCTTTATGAAAATAGATGCAGTTGTGGTCAACTACACAAAGGTTCTATGCCCTCGAATATAAAAGCACCTGTCCAATACGGTTCTCATTTACGTTCACTAATTGTAAGCTTGTATGTTGAACATTATATCCCTTTAAACCGTATTGGTTCACTAGTGGAAGAGATAACATCATTTAAAATTGGAGATGGGACTATTACTAATATTTTAAATAAAGCCCAAGAGGTGATGACTCCTTTATATGAATCACTTCGTGAATCGATATCCAAATCCAGTGTAGTTGGCTCAGACGAAACAGGTTGCAAGATCAATGGAGGCAAAGGATGGATGTGGGTATGGCAAAATCATGAGGTAACATTCATTACAGCCAATAAGTCTAGAGGGTATAAAGTTGTTGTAGAAAATTTTAAAAAAGGATTTATTAATGCGACCTTAGTCAGTGACTGTTATGCTTCGCAATTAAAAACTCCAGCCAAACATTATCAACTATGTTTAGCACATTTACAACGAGAATTAATCTATATTAAACAACAAACGAATAACAGTTGGGCAGAGGATATTTTGAATATATTCTATAAAGCCATGAAATTAAAGAGAGAATCAGCCAAGAACCAATATCCTTTAAAAGACAAATCAATATTTAAAGAACAGCTTTTATTGCTGTTGAAAAATGACGTGTATGACGATCAGCTAGATGAGATCAAGACATTACGGAGTCGATTAATTAAAAGGATTGATAGTGTGTTTACTTTCTTAGAGTATTACGAAGTTCCTTTTGACAACAATGCATCCGAAAGGTCAATACGTAATATTAAAATAAAACAAAAAGTATCTGCAGATTATCGAACAGAAGAAGGAGCCCAAAGGTATGCCATGTTACGCTCTATTGTTGATACACTTAAAAAACAAGGAAAGAGTGTAGTGAGAATGATTGCTCATTGGTTATCTCAAAACCATCTTAAGGTCAGTTGGCAATAA
- a CDS encoding transglutaminase family protein, producing the protein MIIILKKNLSSYSELRLKAERIRALKPEVVPEPKQTISEEVTPKVILPSPSGVTPPMPLVGDLIQTGGRVGVLSKDILIDLDIAGDNIKQIFGIRHYIIDHWHYIHDPEVDKDTWRSADVTIQLCHKGKFPGDCDDFAILMASLAKQIGLNSRVVGGYSHGSGHAFAEFLSPRNYSFNSLVLDEAYSDSEGLWISLDWFSGKDHNDYNNNRDVILKD; encoded by the coding sequence GTGATTATTATACTCAAAAAGAACCTGAGTAGTTACTCTGAATTACGTCTTAAGGCTGAGCGTATTAGGGCATTGAAACCAGAAGTGGTTCCTGAGCCAAAGCAAACTATTAGTGAGGAGGTGACTCCCAAGGTTATCTTGCCATCACCGAGTGGAGTAACCCCACCAATGCCGTTAGTTGGAGATTTAATTCAGACAGGAGGACGAGTTGGTGTTTTGTCAAAAGATATCTTAATTGACCTAGATATTGCAGGTGATAATATTAAACAGATTTTTGGAATTAGACATTATATTATAGATCATTGGCATTATATTCATGATCCTGAAGTAGATAAAGATACATGGAGGTCTGCGGATGTTACAATACAATTATGTCATAAAGGAAAATTTCCAGGTGATTGTGATGATTTTGCTATTTTGATGGCTTCTTTAGCAAAACAAATAGGGCTTAATTCTAGAGTAGTTGGAGGTTATTCTCATGGTAGTGGGCATGCTTTTGCTGAGTTTCTTAGTCCTCGCAATTATAGCTTTAATTCATTGGTTTTGGATGAAGCTTATAGTGACTCAGAGGGGCTATGGATAAGTTTGGATTGGTTTTCGGGAAAAGATCATAATGACTATAACAATAATAGAGATGTGATTCTAAAGGATTAG
- a CDS encoding ISAs1 family transposase, with protein MSEAIVNNYDNKFALYFLPLEDPRRIQKGNFMYPLIEVLFLSLSAILSGFKTNEDIAQFGELKIDWLRKFYPYASGIPSHDTIGRVFRHLDSSLFNECFIKWSSSLTKLTSNQVIGIDGKTIKGSANAKKNAIHVVSAFASDNGLCLGQVTTNKKSNEITAIPELLDLITIKGMVVTTDAMGCQTEIANKILEKEGDYILQVKGNQKKTKEELDIQFNTDIVCDSNITEDFGHGRIETRICDVINDFEDAPVLTKWRGIHSLIRITTQTLESSTNKERSDVRYYISSLDTTAERFNKLIRSHWAIENNLHWTLDVSFNEDKQQRKKDHAAENMNMLCKMALNILKLDTENKKTLKWKKNRAIYVDEYREKLIARSQTC; from the coding sequence ATGAGTGAAGCAATAGTAAATAATTATGATAATAAGTTTGCTCTTTATTTCCTTCCATTAGAAGATCCTCGAAGAATACAAAAAGGCAATTTTATGTACCCACTTATAGAAGTTCTATTTCTTTCATTGTCAGCTATATTAAGTGGTTTTAAAACCAATGAAGATATTGCACAATTTGGAGAGCTTAAAATCGATTGGCTCAGAAAATTTTATCCGTACGCATCAGGGATTCCATCACACGATACCATTGGTCGAGTATTTAGACATTTAGATTCTTCACTCTTTAACGAGTGTTTTATCAAGTGGTCTTCAAGCTTAACAAAGCTTACATCTAATCAAGTAATAGGTATTGATGGAAAGACCATTAAGGGATCTGCTAATGCAAAGAAGAATGCAATTCATGTTGTCTCTGCCTTTGCCTCAGATAATGGTTTATGTTTAGGACAGGTTACCACCAATAAAAAGAGTAATGAAATAACAGCCATTCCAGAATTGTTAGATCTTATTACTATCAAAGGCATGGTTGTTACAACAGATGCAATGGGCTGTCAAACTGAAATTGCAAATAAAATACTAGAAAAAGAAGGTGACTATATTCTACAAGTAAAAGGCAATCAGAAGAAAACTAAAGAGGAGCTTGATATTCAGTTTAATACAGATATTGTTTGTGATTCTAATATAACAGAAGACTTTGGTCATGGAAGAATTGAAACTCGTATTTGTGATGTAATAAATGACTTTGAAGATGCTCCAGTGTTGACCAAATGGAGAGGTATCCATAGTTTAATTAGAATAACAACCCAGACATTAGAATCTTCAACAAATAAAGAACGAAGTGATGTGAGGTATTACATATCCTCTTTAGATACAACAGCTGAGAGGTTTAATAAACTTATACGTTCACATTGGGCAATCGAAAATAATCTTCATTGGACACTCGATGTAAGCTTCAATGAAGATAAACAGCAGCGAAAAAAAGATCATGCAGCTGAAAATATGAATATGCTTTGTAAAATGGCTCTTAACATCTTAAAGTTGGATACGGAGAACAAAAAAACATTGAAATGGAAGAAAAATAGAGCAATATATGTCGATGAATATAGAGAAAAGCTTATCGCTCGTTCACAGACTTGTTAA